Proteins from a genomic interval of Candidatus Paceibacterota bacterium:
- a CDS encoding helix-turn-helix domain-containing protein, giving the protein MAANLKNPNERLMRFLQATPEQQAAIDRILDGRIPVEPEPPKGPLLMLIKDAAALLGVHRVTIWRLVRAGRLEPVELLGSVRVRRADVEAIAGTKEAPAGAGGPKSEVRGPKTKGEAPE; this is encoded by the coding sequence ATGGCAGCGAATCTTAAGAATCCGAACGAGCGCCTGATGCGGTTTTTGCAGGCGACGCCGGAGCAGCAGGCGGCGATTGACCGAATCCTTGACGGAAGAATCCCGGTGGAGCCGGAGCCGCCGAAGGGACCGCTGTTGATGCTGATCAAGGATGCGGCGGCATTGCTCGGCGTCCACCGGGTCACCATCTGGCGGTTGGTGAGAGCGGGGCGGCTTGAGCCGGTGGAGTTGCTGGGGTCGGTGCGGGTTCGGCGCGCCGATGTCGAGGCCATCGCGGGCACGAAGGAGGCGCCCGCTGGCGCGGGAGGTCCGAAGTCCGAAGTCCGAGGCCCGAAAACAAAGGGGGAAGCGCCGGAATGA
- a CDS encoding ribonuclease H-like domain-containing protein has protein sequence MKTIYFDTETGPLPEAELAVMVPPFDPAEVKVGNLKDPDKIAAKLAEAEAAHRREFVERAALDPLTGRVVAIGLLFEDSELAVIGHDDEAATLREFWEVCRGEMGRINRMIGFNTRLFDLPFLIRRSFKHRVQVPYGIRRGRYWGDEMVDLREEWQLGDRQARGSLDTIAKHLGVGQKNGHGEDFARLWQTDREKALAYLRNDLELTGRIAEALGVVESPAVTY, from the coding sequence ATGAAGACGATCTATTTCGATACTGAGACAGGGCCGCTGCCGGAGGCGGAGCTGGCGGTCATGGTGCCGCCGTTTGACCCGGCCGAGGTCAAGGTGGGCAATTTGAAGGACCCGGACAAAATCGCGGCCAAGCTGGCCGAGGCCGAGGCGGCGCATCGGCGCGAGTTCGTCGAGCGCGCGGCGCTGGACCCGCTCACGGGGCGGGTGGTGGCGATCGGTTTGCTGTTTGAGGACAGCGAGTTGGCCGTGATCGGCCATGACGATGAGGCGGCGACGCTGCGGGAGTTCTGGGAGGTGTGCCGGGGCGAGATGGGACGCATCAACCGGATGATCGGCTTCAATACGCGGTTGTTCGATTTGCCGTTCCTGATCCGGCGCTCGTTCAAGCATCGCGTCCAAGTGCCGTACGGAATTCGGCGCGGGCGGTACTGGGGCGACGAGATGGTGGACTTGCGCGAGGAGTGGCAACTGGGGGACCGCCAGGCGCGGGGTTCGCTGGACACCATCGCTAAGCACCTTGGCGTTGGTCAGAAAAACGGCCACGGGGAGGATTTCGCCCGGCTGTGGCAGACGGACCGCGAGAAGGCGCTGGCCTACTTGCGGAATGATCTGGAGCTGACGGGCCGGATTGCCGAGGCGCTGGGCGTGGTCGAGTCCCCGGCGGTGACTTACTGA